DNA sequence from the Streptomyces sp. MST-110588 genome:
CGCCGGCCGCGCTGCCACTGCCGCCAGCCCCACAAGGCCACCGCGATGACCAGGAGTTGCTTGCCGACGCCGCCGCTGAGGTGGGCGAAGGCGTACGCGCTGACGAGGATGACGCCGGAGAGGAACTGGGCGGGCCAGGTCCATATCGAGCGGCGCCAGCCGAGCGCCAGGGCGGCCAGGCCGATGGTGTTGCCGACCATGTCGGACCAGATGACGTGCTGCCCGAAGGCCGTGAAGACCTCGCCGTTCAGCCAGTTCAGCGTGCTCATTCCGCGGCCTCCTGAAGGCCCTGAAGGCTCTGAGGGGCCCGCGGATCGCGGGCCGTGCTGCCGAGGAGGCGCTCGACGTACTTCGCGAGCACGTCGACCTCCAGGTTGACCGGGTCACCGGTCTTCTTGATCCCCAGGGTGGTCATCGCCAGGGTGGTGGGGATGAGGCTGATGGTGAAGTAGTCCTCGGCGGCCTCCACGACCGTGAGGCTGACGCCGTCCACGGTGACGGAGCCTTTCTCCACGACATAACGGGCCAGTTCCCGGGGCAGGGAGACCTTGACGACCTCCCAGTTCTCGCCGGGGACGCGTTCGAGGACGGTGCCGGTGCCGTCGACGTGGCCCTGGACGAGGTGGCCGCCGAGGCGTCCGCCCAGCGCCACGGGCCGTTCGAGGTTGACGCGTGATCCGGGGACCAGGGCGCCCAGGCTGGAGCGGTCCAGGGTCTCGGCCATCACATCGGCGGTGAACTCGCCGTCCGCGCTCTCCACGACGGTCAGGCACACACCGTTGACGGCGATCGAGTCGCCGTGCCTGGCGCCCTCGGTGACCAGGGGCCCGCGCAGCCGGAAGCGGGCGTGACGGCCGGCGGCGGGCCCGTCGGCCGGCGGCCCGTCGCCGAGGATCTCCACGGCGACGACCTCACCCAGTTCTTCGACGATTCCGGTGAACACTTCAGATCTCCTCGTGGAGCGCGTGGAGGGCAGGGGTCGCGGTGATGCGCAGGTCGGGCCCGAGCCGCGCGATGTCGGTGACGTCCAGGCGCAACGCCTGGTCGAGAGTGGTGATTCCGGCGTCGCCGAGGGCGGCGGGGCCGGCGCCGAGCAGGACGGGCGCCAGGTAGCCGACGACCTTGTCGACGGCGCCCGCGGCGAGGAAGGCCCCGGCCAGGGTCGGGCCGCCTTCGAGGAGGACGGAGCGTACGTCCCGTTCGTACAGGGCCTTGAGCAGGGCGGGGATGTGCAGTCCGGTGCCGTCCGCGGCGCGTGGCAGCCGCAGGATCGGCGCGAGTCCTTGCAGGTGGGTGGCGTCGGCGTGCTCGTCGACCGCGATCAGGGTGGGGGCGGTGCCGTCCAGGACGCGGGCGCCGGGCTTGACGGCGGTGGCCCGGGTGTCGATGACCACCCGCAGCGGCTGGGTGACCTCGGCGTCGGTCACTCCGGCGACCCTGGCCCCGAGCTGCGGGTCGTCGGTACGGGCCGTGCCGGAGCCGACGATCACCGCGTCGGCGCGGGCCCGCAGCCGGTGGACGTCCGCGCGGGACTCCCGGGAGGTGATCCAGCGGCTGGTGCCGTCGGCGGCGGCGATCCGGCCGTCGAGGGTGGCGGCGTACTTCCACAGCACGAAGGGGCGGCGGCGCAGTACGGCGGTCAGCCACGCCTCGTTCCCGGCGGCGGCCTCGTCGGCGAGCAGGCCGCCCTCTACGTCGACGCCGGCGGCGGCCAGGGTCGCGGCGCCGCCCGTGGCGGTGGGGTCGGGGTCGGCGACGGCGTAGCGGACGCGGGCGATCCCGGCGTCGATCAGGGCCTGGGCACAGGGGCCGGTGCGCCCGGTGTGGTTGCAGGGCTCCAATGTGACCAGTGCGGTGCCGCCGCGGGCCCGCTCGCCTGCCGCGCGCAGGGCGTGGACCTCGGCGTGCGGGCCGCCGGCGCGCTGGTGCCAGCCCTCGCCGACGGTACGGCCGGCGGCGTCCAGGACGACACAGCCGACGACGGGGTTGGGGCTGGTGTGCCCGAGACCGCGCGCGGCGAGTTCAATGGCTCGGCGCATCGCCGCGGTCTCGGCGGGGGCTGCGGTGGCCACCGGGTCCTCCTGCCTCTTCGGGCACGGACTCCGGGGCTGTCGGAACGACAGATGAAGCGGGTAGGAGACACCGGATACACCGGGGCCGGGAATACGGGCCGCCCGTTGACGAACGGAGCGACCGCCGACGGCGGTGTACCGGGAACTCACCCGCCGCGCACTGCCTCCCATCCGGACTTTCACCGTCGGTGCAGGAATTCCACCTGCTCAACCGGCCGCTGGCTGCGGACGGGTCGCGGACTGTAACCGCCGGTTCGGACTTTCACCGACCCCGGAGTGCGCTGCGTATCGTCAGTACGGCTCCATACTGCCACGTCTGATCGCCGCCCACGCGGACCGCACCCTGTGTGCTGACTCACAGCCGCCGCCAACTCCCGGCCCGGCGGCGGCTGTCCGGGGAGCGGGACAATGAAGCTCTCTTGACGAGGGGGTTGCATCGCGATGGCGACGGTTCTTGTGACAGGCGGCACCGGAACGCTGGGGCGAGCGGTGACCGCACGGCTGGCGGCCACGGGACACGAGGTGCGCTCACTGAGCCGCCGGGCGCCGGTGAGCGCGCCGGAGGCGGGTTCACGCTCCGTCTCGTCCGGCTCGCACCCCGGCGCGCGTCCGCGCTCGTACGCCGTCGATCTGCGGGACGGCGTGGGGCTGGACGAGGCGGTCCGGGGCGCCGACGCGATCGTGCACTGCGCCACCATGACCGCGGGCGGTGACGTACAGGCGGCCGGACAGCTCATCGAGGCGGCCCGGCGGGCCCGCGTACCGCACCTCCTCTACATCTCCATCGTCGGCATCGACCGCGTTCCGCTCCGCTACTACCGCGACAAGCTCCAGGTCGAACGGCTGCTGGCGGAGTCCGGGGCGGGCTGGACGGTGCTGCGTACGACCCAGTTCCACGACCTGGTGCTGCGGCTGGTCAAGGCGGGCGCCCGCGCCCCGGTGATCCCGGTGCCGGCCGGCATCCGGGTGCAGCCCATCGACGTACGGGACGTCGCCGGGCGGCTGGCAAGGCTGGCGACGGCGCCGCCCGCGGGCCGGGTCGCGGACATGGGCGGCCCGGAGGTCCGTGACCTGGGCGAACTGGTACGCCTCACCCTGTTGGTCGGGGGCCGGCGGCGCCTGCTGGTGCCCCTGTGGTTCCCGGGCGCGGTGGCCGCGGCCTTCCGCTCGGGCCACCACCTCGCCCCGGAGCACGCCACCGGCACGGTCACGTACGAGGAGTTCCTCGCGAAGCGGTCCGGGGGACGGGCGGAGGACGGGCTGGTCATGGGGGTACGTCCCCGCAGGGGCTCAAGACGGTGGGGGTGATCCGGGTGAGCATGTGTGAGCCCGGGGGCCTGGGAGCCCGGGATCACCCGGGCGCCGCTGCCGGCTTCCGGTCCGCCGGGACGAACAGGTCCCGCTGGGCGGCGTCCGTCGCGGCGAGCACCGCGCCGCACAGCACGGCCCGGCCGCCGACCGTCCCGGCACGGACCTCCGTACGCAGCGGGGAGATCCGCGCGAGGTGCCCGGCGACCCGCGTCGCCAGCACGTCACCGCCCGCGCGGCCGGTCTCGCCGCCCAGTACGACACAGCCGGGATCCAGCACGGCGCTGACGGCCGCCACACCGACGGCGATACGGGCGGCGAGCTCGTCGAGGAAGCCCGCGGCGGCGGGGCCCGCGGCCAGCGCGGCCCGGACGGCCGCCTCGGCGGGATGCGCGGGCGCCGCGTCTCCCCCTTCGCCCCCGGCGCCGTACTCCTCCGCGGCACCGGGACCTGCCACGGCATCAGGATCTGCCGCGATGCCGTGTTCCGCCGCGAGGCCGAGGATCGCGGCGGAGCCCGCGAGGGAGTGGAAGCCGCCGTCGCAGCTACTCGCCGTGGGCAGCGCGCCGGTGCCGGGCACGGGCAGGAAGCCGATCTCACCGGTGCCGCCGGAGGCCCCGCGGCGCAGCCTGCCGTCCAGGACGACGGCGGCGCCGGTGCCGTGCCCGAGCCAGAGCAGGACGAAGGTGTCGCGGTCACGGGCGGCTCCGGCCCGCTGTTCGGCGAGCGCGGCGAGGTTGACCTCGTTCTCCACCAGCACGGAGGTGTCACGGAACCCGCCGACCGCGCCGATCAGCGCGGTGTGCCAGGCCGGGACCCAGTCGGTGCCGCCGAGCCGTCCGGTGGCGGGGTCGATGAGACCGGGCGCGCCCACGGCGACGGTGTGCGGCCGGTCGGCGTCCGCCCGGACCAGGCACTTCTCCAACGCGGCGAGTCCGGCCTCGGCCGCCTGCGCCGGTTCGGTGCCCGGCGGGACGGGAACGGTCTGCTCGGCGAGCACCCGGCCCAGGAGGTCGGCGACCGCCACGGTGGCGCTGTGGGGCCGCAGGTCCAGGGCGGCCGTATGGGCCCGGTTGGCGACGATGCCGTACAGCCGGGCGTTGGGCCCGCGCCGCTGCGCGCCGCTCTCGCCGACCACTGCGAGCAGACCCGCCTCCTGGAGGCGTTCGACGAGGTCGGCGACGGTCGGCCGGGAGAGTCCCGTCAGAGCCTTGAGCTGCCCGGCCGTCAGGGGTCCCTCGGATACCAACAGGCGTAGAGCGAGGCGGTCGTTGATGGCCCGCGCGGTGCTCGGCGAGGCGGTACGGCCGACGGCGGGCCCACGCGTGCGATTCATGAGCGAATCCTTTCAGAGCGCTTGACCGGGCTGCTCGGCCTCCGGATCGCCGGCGGCGGGCCGGCGCTCCCTCGTCCCGGCCTCCCGCTTCACCGGCCATATCGGCGATCTTATTATCAGGCAGGTTCCCTGATAATTTACGTACCATGACCGACTCCGGTACCGCGAACGCCGCCCCGCTCCCCCGGAACCGCCTGCGCCGCGCACGCCGGGCCGTCGCCCTGGTCTTCCTCGTCCACGGTTCGGTCACCGGCAACTTCGCCACCCGCATCCCCTGGATCCAGGACCACAGCGGCATCAGCGCAGGTCAGCTCGGCCTCGCCCTGGCCTTCCCCGCAATCGGCGCGTCGCTGGCCATGCCGCTCGCGGGCCGGATCAGCCACCGCCTCGGGGCCCGTACGGCGCTGCGCGTCCTGCTCGCCCTGTGGACGCTGTCCCTGGTGCTGCCCGCCCTCTCCCCCGATCTGTACGTCCTGTGCGCCGCGCTGCTCGTGTACGGCGCGTCCTCGGGCATGGCGGACGTGACGATGAACGCGCTGGGCGTGGAGACCGAGGACCGCCTCGGGAAACCGATCATGTCGGGGCTGCACGGGATGTGGAGCCTGGGCGCGCTGCTCGGCTCGGCGGCCGGTACGGTCGCGGCGCACGCCGGCACCGACGCCCGGCTGCACCTGGCCGCCGCCGCGGCCGTACTGACCCTGCTCGGCGCGCTGGTCTGCCACGGCACGCTGGACCTGCGCAGCACGCCCGAGGAGCACCCGCCGCCCCGCTTCGCGCTGCCGCCCAGGTCCGCGCTGGTCATCGGCGCGGTCGGCTTCTGCGCGGTCTTCGCCGAGGGCGCGAGCCTGGACTGGTCGGCGGTTTACCTACGGGACGAGCTGAGCACCGACGCCGGCCTGGCGGCGGCCTCGACCACCGCCCTGTCCTGCACCATGACACTCGCCCGGCTGGCGGGCGACCGGGTGGTGGCCCGCTTCGGGCCGGTCCGTACCGTACGGGCGGGCGGGGTGCTGGCCACGGCGGGCGGTGCGCTGATCGTCCTCGCCCGCCACCCGGCGCCGGCCATGGCCGGCTTCGCCCTGATCGGGCTGGGTATCGCGGTCGTGGTCCCGCTCGCCTTCGCCGCCGCCGGACGCCGCGGCCCGGCACCGAGCCAGGCCATAGCGGGGGTCGCCACGATCACCTACACCTCCGGGCTGATCGCGCCGTCCGCGGTCGGCTCGATCGCCCAGGCCGCCTCGCTCACCGCGTCCTTCGCCCTGATCACCGCGCTGGCCTTCGGTCTCGTCCTCGGCGCGGGCGTACTGCGGCCCCGCGGGCGCGGCGTCACCGGCGCGTCCACGGCCCCGGCCGATGATCCGGCGCCGGCCGATGACCCGGCGCCGGCGCCCGGCCGGAAGCACTCCTGACCGGGCCCCTTGAGGGAAACCCTGACGGCTCGCAAGCTCTCAGGTCACTCCCCGGTCACGCCGCCTCGGCTGCCTCGGCGATCGTCTGCGGACCGAGCAGTTCGTTCGCTATCGCGCGGGCGCGCTCGGACCATGGGGTGGGGCGCAGCGTCCGCGCGTCGATCCGGACCAGGACGCGGTGCCCGTGGGCGTGGGTCGCCGTACCGTCGGCGGAGCAGACGCGGAACCCGTAGGTCAGGCTCGTACGGCCGATCTTGTGGACCCACAGGTGCACGGCGTACGCGCCGGGCCGGGCGATCGGCATCTCGTAGCTGACCCGCATCTCCTTGATGACGTTGCTCAGGTCGCCGGCCTTCTCCCAGTCGCCTTCGAAGCCGAAGCCGCGCTCCTGCCAGTACGCGGCCCAGGCGCGCTCGACCAGCAGGGGGTAGCGCGAGTTGTGCAGCATGCCGAGCGCGTCGAGGTCGTCGAAGTGCACGGTGACCGGAACCAGTTGCCCGTACGGAACGGCTCCGGTGGGGACCTGGGGGGCTTCGACAGTCACGACGGGTTCTCCTGATGCTTCTGTTACTGCTGAGACTTCTGGGACAAGCCTCGCCATACTAAGCGCCCGCTTAAGCCGCTCCGCCGCCGGGCCCGTTCGTCGGCGGAACCACCGCCACGGGCGCACATCGCGGGCATCCGCGATGACGGCCTTACCGGGCGGCCCGTCCTTATCGGGCGGTCCGTCCTTATCGGGCAGTCCGTGCGGGCGTCAGCGAGATTCGTCGGCGGACTGGTCGTATTCGCTGGTGCCGCCGTCCAGGAGTGGTTGTTCGCGGCGTTTCGCGGCGGCGGAAAGCCAGCGCAGTGCGTGGTAGCCGGTCAGGACGATCAAGGTGCCGAGCGCGATGCCGCTCAGCTCGAAGTTGCCACCGATCTTCAGGCTGACGCCGCCGATGCCAATGATGACGCCCGCGGCGACCGGTACCAGGTTCAGCGGCTGGGCGAAGTCCACCTTGTTCCGTACCCAGATCTGCGCGCCGAGCAGGCCGATCATGCCGTACAGGATGACGGTGATGCCGCCCAGCACGCCGCCGGGG
Encoded proteins:
- a CDS encoding riboflavin synthase — encoded protein: MFTGIVEELGEVVAVEILGDGPPADGPAAGRHARFRLRGPLVTEGARHGDSIAVNGVCLTVVESADGEFTADVMAETLDRSSLGALVPGSRVNLERPVALGGRLGGHLVQGHVDGTGTVLERVPGENWEVVKVSLPRELARYVVEKGSVTVDGVSLTVVEAAEDYFTISLIPTTLAMTTLGIKKTGDPVNLEVDVLAKYVERLLGSTARDPRAPQSLQGLQEAAE
- the ribD gene encoding bifunctional diaminohydroxyphosphoribosylaminopyrimidine deaminase/5-amino-6-(5-phosphoribosylamino)uracil reductase RibD — protein: MATAAPAETAAMRRAIELAARGLGHTSPNPVVGCVVLDAAGRTVGEGWHQRAGGPHAEVHALRAAGERARGGTALVTLEPCNHTGRTGPCAQALIDAGIARVRYAVADPDPTATGGAATLAAAGVDVEGGLLADEAAAGNEAWLTAVLRRRPFVLWKYAATLDGRIAAADGTSRWITSRESRADVHRLRARADAVIVGSGTARTDDPQLGARVAGVTDAEVTQPLRVVIDTRATAVKPGARVLDGTAPTLIAVDEHADATHLQGLAPILRLPRAADGTGLHIPALLKALYERDVRSVLLEGGPTLAGAFLAAGAVDKVVGYLAPVLLGAGPAALGDAGITTLDQALRLDVTDIARLGPDLRITATPALHALHEEI
- a CDS encoding NAD(P)H-binding protein; the encoded protein is MATVLVTGGTGTLGRAVTARLAATGHEVRSLSRRAPVSAPEAGSRSVSSGSHPGARPRSYAVDLRDGVGLDEAVRGADAIVHCATMTAGGDVQAAGQLIEAARRARVPHLLYISIVGIDRVPLRYYRDKLQVERLLAESGAGWTVLRTTQFHDLVLRLVKAGARAPVIPVPAGIRVQPIDVRDVAGRLARLATAPPAGRVADMGGPEVRDLGELVRLTLLVGGRRRLLVPLWFPGAVAAAFRSGHHLAPEHATGTVTYEEFLAKRSGGRAEDGLVMGVRPRRGSRRWG
- a CDS encoding ROK family transcriptional regulator, which produces MNRTRGPAVGRTASPSTARAINDRLALRLLVSEGPLTAGQLKALTGLSRPTVADLVERLQEAGLLAVVGESGAQRRGPNARLYGIVANRAHTAALDLRPHSATVAVADLLGRVLAEQTVPVPPGTEPAQAAEAGLAALEKCLVRADADRPHTVAVGAPGLIDPATGRLGGTDWVPAWHTALIGAVGGFRDTSVLVENEVNLAALAEQRAGAARDRDTFVLLWLGHGTGAAVVLDGRLRRGASGGTGEIGFLPVPGTGALPTASSCDGGFHSLAGSAAILGLAAEHGIAADPDAVAGPGAAEEYGAGGEGGDAAPAHPAEAAVRAALAAGPAAAGFLDELAARIAVGVAAVSAVLDPGCVVLGGETGRAGGDVLATRVAGHLARISPLRTEVRAGTVGGRAVLCGAVLAATDAAQRDLFVPADRKPAAAPG
- a CDS encoding MFS transporter, whose product is MTDSGTANAAPLPRNRLRRARRAVALVFLVHGSVTGNFATRIPWIQDHSGISAGQLGLALAFPAIGASLAMPLAGRISHRLGARTALRVLLALWTLSLVLPALSPDLYVLCAALLVYGASSGMADVTMNALGVETEDRLGKPIMSGLHGMWSLGALLGSAAGTVAAHAGTDARLHLAAAAAVLTLLGALVCHGTLDLRSTPEEHPPPRFALPPRSALVIGAVGFCAVFAEGASLDWSAVYLRDELSTDAGLAAASTTALSCTMTLARLAGDRVVARFGPVRTVRAGGVLATAGGALIVLARHPAPAMAGFALIGLGIAVVVPLAFAAAGRRGPAPSQAIAGVATITYTSGLIAPSAVGSIAQAASLTASFALITALAFGLVLGAGVLRPRGRGVTGASTAPADDPAPADDPAPAPGRKHS
- a CDS encoding acyl-CoA thioesterase produces the protein MTVEAPQVPTGAVPYGQLVPVTVHFDDLDALGMLHNSRYPLLVERAWAAYWQERGFGFEGDWEKAGDLSNVIKEMRVSYEMPIARPGAYAVHLWVHKIGRTSLTYGFRVCSADGTATHAHGHRVLVRIDARTLRPTPWSERARAIANELLGPQTIAEAAEAA